A window of Mangifera indica cultivar Alphonso chromosome 13, CATAS_Mindica_2.1, whole genome shotgun sequence contains these coding sequences:
- the LOC123195294 gene encoding zinc finger protein CONSTANS-LIKE 5 yields the protein MGIELHHLNGISGGWGVVAKPCDTCKAAAAAVFCRVDSAFLCLNCDARIHCVNKHARVWMCEVCEQAPAAVTCKADAAALCVTCDNDIHSANPLARRHERNPVEPFFDSADSIVKSSGLNFLGPNGNRNSEFSGACQQPEEGGVESGAWLMPPSSKLSLENTNEMKSGDLFFSEMDPFLDFEYPNSYPNHSAGMDSVVPVQTSKTPQIQVMNNENCFDIDFCRSKLTSLSYQTQSLSQSVSSSDTGVVPDGNSMSDISYPFGRNIAGPGPNVPVSGTGTTQVTQLCGLDREARVLRYREKRKNRKFEKTIRYHSRKAYAETRPRIKGRFAKRTEVESEVDHLYVSAAAYMADNQYGVVPTF from the exons ATGGGAATTGAACTACATCACCTTAATGGGATTTCTGGCGGCTGGGGAGTGGTGGCGAAGCCTTGTGACACTTGTAAAGCTGCGGCGGCGGCTGTGTTCTGCCGCGTGGACTCGGCGTTTCTTTGCCTGAACTGCGACGCGAGGATTCATTGCGTCAACAAGCATGCACGTGTGTGGATGTGCGAGGTGTGTGAGCAGGCACCTGCTGCCGTCACGTGCAAGGCTGACGCGGCGGCGCTCTGCGTCACGTGCGATAACGATATCCATTCGGCGAACCCTTTGGCGAGGCGCCATGAGAGAAACCCGGTGGAGCCGTTCTTCGACTCAGCGGATTCGATTGTCAAGTCTTCCGGTTTGAACTTCTTGGGGCCAAACGGAAACCGGAATTCGGAGTTCAGTGGCGCGTGTCAACAACCGGAAGAAGGAGGTGTGGAGAGTGGCGCGTGGTTAATGCCACCGAGTTCGAAACTAAGTTTGGAAAATACAAACGAAATGAAATCCGGGGATCTGTTTTTCTCCGAAATGGATCCGTTTCTCGATTTTGAGTACCCGAATTCGTATCCGAATCACAGTGCGGGTATGGATAGTGTCGTCCCGGTTCAAACTTCGAAAACTCCTCAGATTCAAGTGATGAACAATGAAAATTGTTTCGATATCGATTTCTGCCGATCCAAACTCACTTCACTCAGTTACCAAACTCAATCTCTTAGTCAAAGT gtttcGTCTTCCGATACTGGAGTGGTTCCGGACGGGAATTCAATGTCCGATATATCGTATCCATTCGGCCGAAACATTGCCGGACCTGGTCCGAACGTGCCGGTTTCGGGTACCGGTACAACCCAAGTAACTCAACTCTGTGGACTTGACCGTGAAGCTCGGGTTCTGCGTTacagagagaagagaaaaaaccGGAAATTCGAAAAGACGATTCGGTATCATTCACGTAAAGCTTACGCCGAAACTAGGCCAAGAATCAAAGGCCGGTTTGCGAAACGGACGGAGGTGGAATCCGAAGTTGACCACCTCTACGTTTCGGCAGCTGCTTACATGGCCGATAACCAATACGGCGTCGTTCCGACGTTCTGA
- the LOC123195169 gene encoding probable receptor-like serine/threonine-protein kinase At5g57670 has translation MFPSSTSSSSKIILVGISLDPDESKGLLSWAIRVLAHPNDNIVTIHVLVGEESKKRGSISKRQHQIRQAKAYVISVLGEFASTCQSKQINLEAKVGLSSSVGRGLIDEAELISADILLLHGSRSSSSNKLSRQITRYCFENAPEGCTIVSVGKCIQQQKNLTLDSANSAETHQLDSKWLSKNSNSGKATSLGKNHIVLEKTRSKYPSPRTVFDQLEEESNSTEDGLFSVEDSSIISQSPPQQTPKFKGHFNKSKRSMSPYRLITSFLSPPLRKRNASFSNKEKHQPLLKCFSYKEISNATNNFHSDNLVGRGGYSEVYKGILSDGRTIAVKRLAKDNKNANKEKEFLMELGIIGHVCHPNTATLVGCCIKNGLYLIFNFSQNGNLESALHGKRTQSLDWPVRYKIALGVARGLHYLHKCCKHRIIHRDIKASNVLLGPDYEPQITDFGLAKWLPNKWTHHAVIPIEGTFGYLAPEYFMHGIVDEKTDVFAFGVLLLEIITGRKPVDSLQQNLLLWAKPFMESGNITKLVDPSLENKYDSDQMHRLVLASAYCVRQSSAWRPSMSEVLELLTNGHGSEAAMTWRMPKLTSDSDELNDFSMLFGYQVPTDIDLEAFL, from the exons atgTTTCCTTCAagtacttcttcttcttcaaaaatTATTCTTGTAGGGATTTCTTTAGACCCAGATGAAAGTAAAGGGCTTCTCTCTTGGGCAATCAGAGTTCTAGCTCATCCGAATGACAACATTGTCACCATTCATGTTCTTG TTGGTGAAGAATCAAAGAAGCGTGGATCGATATCCAAAAGGCAACACCAGATTCGTCAAGCTAAAGCCTATGTCATATCTGTTCTGGGAGAATTTGCCAGCACCTGCCAGTCCAAACAG ATAAATTTGGAGGCTAAAGTGGGGTTAAGCTCTAGTGTTGGAAGAGGTCTAATTGATGAAGCAGAATTAATTTCAGCTGATATTCTTCTGCTTCACGGCTCAAGAAGCAGTTCATCAAATAA ACTTTCACGCCAAATTACAAGGTATTGTTTTGAGAATGCCCCGGAAGGCTGCACAATTGTGTCAGTTGGGAAATGTATCCAACAACAGAAAAATTTAACCCTGGATTCTGCAAATTCTGCAG AAACTCATCAATTGGACTCAAAGTGGTTGAGCAAGAATAGTAATAGTGGCAAGGCTACCTCCCTTGGTAAAAACCACATTGTCCTGGAGAAAACAAGGAGCAAATACCCTTCACCAAGGACGGTTTTCGATCAACTGGAAGAAGAATCAAACAGCACAGAAGACGGTCTATTTAGTGTTGAGGACTCAAGCATCATCAGCCAGTCTCCCCCTCAGCAGACTCCCAAGTTCAAAGGCCATTTCAACAAAAGCAAGAGATCAATGTCCCCTTACAGACTCATCACTTCATTTTTGAGTCCAcctttaagaaaaagaaatgcaagcTTTTCCAACAAGGAAAAGCATCAGCCTTTGTTGAAGTGTTTCAGCTACAAGGAGATCTCGAACGCTACCAACAACTTCCACTCAG ATAATTTGGTCGGCCGAGGTGGGTATTCGGAAGTATACAAAGGCATTCTTTCTGATGGAAGAACCATTGCAGTGAAGAGGTTGGCAAAGGACAACAAAAAtgcaaacaaagagaaagaatttcTCATGGAACTGGGCATAATTGGGCATGTATGCCATCCCAATACTGCAACTTTAGTTGGTTGCTGCATCAAAAATGGACTCTATCTCATATTCAACTTCTCCCAGAATGGCAATCTGGAATCTGCTTTACATg GAAAAAGAACACAGTCCCTGGATTGGCCTGTGAGATACAAGATTGCCCTGGGAGTTGCCAGGGGTCTACATTATCTTCACAAATGCTGTAAGCACAGAATTATTCACCGTGACATAAAGGCTTCGAATGTCCTTCTTGGACCAGATTATGAGCCTCAG ATTACTGATTTTGGACTTGCAAAATGGCTTCCGAATAAATGGACTCATCATGCTGTGATTCCAATTGAAGGGACATTTGGGTACTTGGCCCCGGAATACTTTATGCACGGAATTGTTGATGAGAAAACTGATGTTTTCGCCTTTGGGGTTCTTCTTCTGGAGATCATTACAGGGCGAAAACCTGTTGATTCATTGCAGCAAAATCTTCTTCTATGG GCAAAGCCCTTCATGGAATCCGGAAACATCACAAAACTTGTTGATCCGAGCCtggaaaataaatatgattcGGATCAAATGCACAGACTAGTGCTAGCTTCTGCCTATTGCGTGCGACAATCCTCAGCCTGGCGCCCATCAATGAGCGAG GTGTTGGAGTTACTCACAAATGGACATGGCTCTGAAGCTGCAATGACCTGGAGGATGCCAAAGCTTACTTCTGATTCGGATGAGTTGAATGATTTCTCCATGCTTTTTGGATATCAAGTGCCAACTGATATAGATTTGGAGGCGTTCCTATAG